The window TAGACCAAAGTAAGCAGAATGCATTGTCAACTCGCTTACAGATCGAACTGATTCGTCCCCTCAGAGTAGCTGTTTTGAGCAGAGGTCCCGACACAGAGCTCTTGGTAGCAAACCCCACTGAGTTATCTGGCAAGGGTCGACCTCTTGTGTTTTATGACATCACCCTTGCTCTAAAATTGCTCGACATCGgtatttttttggtatttccCATTCTTCGTACAATACTTTATGCAatcatttgtttctttcataCCCCCATAGCAtctttttgatattttcttagattcttattaaaatttagctGGCTCAGATATGATAAGGATATCCCTATATGGCAAAGCTTAACTACAAAGATGTTGTCTACCAGGCAGAAATCAGACGCCATTTGATCGGAGACCGAGAATGGGAAGTGTATAGAGTGATGCTTGATGAAGGAGCTGGGTCTTCTGTTCCAAGAAGCAAGATCGAGGAAGGAGTCAGGAAGATGTTGATGGGATGGGCATAATATGGAACTTCTTAAGTGGAAAATTACATTAGTTAGCCTATATATATAGCTTCCTCTTCCAGGTTAAGATGGGCTGCTCCTCCTTATCTTATTGATGCTTGTAACATGTTTTCTCTGTATTCTAAAGTGATAGAATCGTGTGAATTACGATGTAAAGGTTGATATGTTTTAAGtcttttgataaaaacaaCTTTCCCTTAGAGAGTTATAGTGGTCTCAATTTTATACAGAGCACCTTTTACTATTAAGTTGCTAATTACCAAAATTTAGTAATGGCAATACAAAGGTTCCAGTgattacataattttttttcattcatcaacGCATCACCTGTTTTACAAAAGTACGGCATGTAGAAATACTTGAAGAGAAGATTCAAACCAATAACTAGaacatgaaagaaaattaatggcAGAAATTTAGTgattttcaatagttttatttcaatttttttccaactCCTTTATAGTTTCCAATACAATCTAAGCTTGTGCAAAATCCCAGCTACTATTGCCCAGAATGCTATTTCAGCAAATATCACATACAGCAGAGTCCCCAATTTTCTTGAATGCCAAACATTGATGAATATATGCTTTTGAATCCAATGAACCTGTTTACAATATTAATCATCCATCATTTCTcaacacattttaaataatttgaagaatgCATACATCGATTTTACAAGGAGTGTCGAGAGATGACGTTACTTACCAGGGAGTTTTCAGGATCTTTGTAGTACCATCCATTTATAAAAGCTGCAAATATTCCCTGAGCTGCCATTACAAACACCAGCATTGCATTCATTCCAATCCATTCTAGAAATAAGAACGGCTTTCGGAAACCCCAAACGTCGATCTGTGTTGATGAAGGAAGAGACAACAATGAAACAAAGGGTTGAATATAATGCTAGAGATTCAAAGATGAAAAGTGGGTTTGAAAGGGATTTGGATTCCATTTTTACCAGAATGTAGAAACCTGAGAAAACTATCCCAGCTGCTCCTGCTGTGAAGCAGACATAGCTAAGACTGTAAAGCTGTTTGTTTATGGGAATGGCTGCAAATTCAGACTTAAAATCAGTGAGGTTTTGAGATTGTTATCAAGTATTGAACTTTGTAAGAAAATCATGGGATCAAACCGTTTGTGAAATGAAGGATGATGCCAATAATAAAGAAGCCAAAACCCATTGATACCCATTGCTTCAGCCTTTGAGAATGAGTCTGCAAAAAACTTCGACAACCATCAATTTCATCTCCACTTTTTAAATCTCTAAATGCCAATCCATACATTCAACTGAACTAGAGCTTTGTTCTGTACCTTGAAATGAAGCAGAACATGGCCATAATGGATGCCAATGGTGCCAGAAAGAATGGCTGAAACGGAACTGAAAtcaacaaaaccaaacaaaattaatctaACTTTGCAGGATTTCAACATAACCCAATTAGTTTAGACATACACACTcaattagattattttaaagtGTCAAACCTCAACAAGCCCTCAGGCTCGAACGGAGCTAGACACCAACTAGCAGCATCATCTCGAAGAGGGCCTTCGTCTGGTGCGCTAAACGTGCAGTCCTGAataatttattacaaataCAACAACTCTTTTAGAAACGAATCATTAGTTACATCGTTCCAACCTCGTAGGCTACACTTCTCAGCAGATCTcagaaaagaatttttttatacaaaacaaaaacaacccctttcttttttattgatcAACATCCTAAAAAAGAGCTATAAAACCTTGTGGCGAATCCAAACAGGATAGGAGTAGAGATGGTTAATGCCCCAAACTTGGCGATCAACATGGCCTACAGCATTGCAGGCAGGGCCCAAGTGGCCTCTAACTCCACAAACCACCTGAAAATTAACACAAgttttaatccaaaataagATGAAGTGACAGAGTGGAGCCTTAGAATTTGGGACAAACGAGGTTTTACTGTGTAATGATGGAGCAGTTGGTCATCCTCTAGCACTGAGAAGCTCCAATTTGGAACATAGAGTGCATAAGttgtaattatgtatataatgAAAGCTGCAAATCCTCCAATCCTGCATAGAATAAGATGTGTAATGTGAGAAGACAGAAAAATgcatagagagagagaagggggaGACAGCTGAAGCTGAAACTCACCATTGCCAACGATATGCAGTGAAGATGGAGAAATGGCCATGGTCCAAGACGACTCTTGGTTTTCCTATGGTGGTGAAAGCTTCAATCATGGCTACTACAAAGTAAACCAATGCTATTCTCTGCAAAATCATCACCCACAAAtcacattttgtttttgtttatgtacTTTTATTCGTTGATGCAGTTCCAAATCTTGGTTTctaattagaattttaaagGATTTCTACTCAAAGgagagttttaaaatattgcaaCTATTTGGAGTTGGTGTGtaataaatgtataataaAGAGTTAAAAGGGAAGAGAAGGTTTGTACTTGAAGAATGCCACACCATCGAATGTGTTTCATATCAACACCATATTCAAGATCATCAGGAGCGTGAGAATATCCACCTTGCAATATTAGACCCCAAAACACAAGTTTTATTGTCCTTAAACTTATCTTCATCACTCCTTGTTTTATACTCCCAATTCTCTGCAAcatatttcaaattcatcCTTCATCAATCCTATAATCTTATTTCCATCCGTTTCATAACAATtccatttttagttttatattttttgaatttctagtcaaattttaaatcgtaactaagttatttaaaactattttttttttttaattttgtctaagaattcaaaataatagaaGATAATGTGaaacaaagttaatttttttaagatctCCTTCAGTAATAATTCAaccctttgtttttctttttaaaagctGTAAGCTTATTTTCACTCTAATATGTAGTTCTTAAAAactttactttgttttttaattttttttttttgtaaaaagtaGATATCAAATATGAAATCTAGAGATGAAAGAAGTGTTCAtaatacttttcaaaaatcaaaatttagaaaaatgaaatagtagTTAAAAAGAAGATCAAGCTttgattttgtcttttttatttttattcattatcaTTCACTTTCTAAGTATGGACTATTCATATGATGTTTCTTAAAAGAGAACcacttttaaaaactaactttttgtttttgatcaAAATCTACAAAGagagtaaaattaaaaaagccAATTGCTTTCCAAATAAAGTAGAGAAATGGAGTAAAGTTATGAACTTTGACTCctagtttgtttgtttggtgaATGAGTAGTAGTTTTTATAGGGCCCAAACGCAAGTTATTAAcataattgataaataattttgatgagCACTAAACAAACTGGGgcattagaaaaagaaaaaaaaaaccttgaaaGCGAGGGCAATGGCAACTCCTACGATGAAGAGGAAAAATGGCATCACAAAGTCCGCCAGAGTGCAACCATTCCACGGTGAATGGTCAATCCTTGAATATGCTCCTCCAGCATCGTCTACCAATATCATCAACTACATCAAAACTTATCACACTTTGTtagacatatatataaaaaaaaagaaaaacaaagtaacAAACTAAATCAAGAACAAAGCACATGCATGTATAGGCTACAGTTTTATACGTTTAGCAGTACTACTAACCACAATAGTAAGACCTCTGAAAGCATCTAAGGTTGCAACTCTCTTCGTCTTCTGTCTCAACTGTGCCTCTTCCACGATGGTTGGTGCCAcctccttctcctcctccttaGTATGACAGTCAATTATAACATCTGATGTAGTATGAGAGCTCatgtttttctcttcatcaTCCTTTTGTTTTCCCTTAACAAACACTTCTTCCATTATTGGATAATGTAATAAGCCTTTAGTATAATTATTAACcctatgtgtgtatatatatgtgtgtgtaaaggagaatatatatacacataggACAAGGCCGGCCGGAGAATCCATTTATATTTCGTAAggttcaataatatatatatatagaaattagTGAGTCAAAGAGAGAGTGAGTGAATATCCAACAAATGAAGGAATAATGAccttacatatatatatatatatattatgtttgcTTTCTTCGTTCTTTTTCTCTTGGTTCTTTTTGCTACTTCTCCATTGACTAATATAAATGTTACATCtttgcaaaacaaaatattaatttttttttttcaattcttaattagcataatgttttgttcttatgcacattcaaaattcaaaatcaaaagttagttgtattttttttcctttttatgttggctctcatctctctctctctcactcaaCTTCGTTTGTATGTTTgcatttggttttctttaattggaagttcattgtttttagaaatatcCCATGGAACtataaacaatatatctaTATTGGTGTAGATTCTTAATCATAGTTTGTCATAATTTcatcttctaattttttattttaaaagttttttttttgtcataatttcatcttctaatttcttattttaaaagttttttttttctttataggGTTGAATGTATTGACATTTATATGTAAAATTTGGAAGCACTAAAGAAATggtgtctttttttttttttatgattttaaccTACGGCCccaattattatataatttaaaaagtttggaTGGTGTTGAGTTTATTTCATGCTACCCTTGTCAATTGTCAAAAGAGTATTTATTAATGCATATATCTAAATAGTGTTATCTAGGCTCAGGCATTAGGTGTTATTTGGACTTGAATCAAGCTAACCCAAccttaaattttgagtttgctCTCAAATTATGAGACATAACTCGTTGAATCAAAATGTTGAGTTGAGCTTGGGTCGGGTCGGATTTgttatgtataaaatatattttctaaacgAAATATCATtctattttatagttttttattaaaattacttGAGCTTATTTTGGGAAACAATTatgaatattataaaatttaatttagtatgagaatatttattagtttttaaccctttaatgattatttaaaaacacataCAGATTTCTAAAAACTATTACGTAATTTTTAAGCTCTTTGGGGAAGGCTTTCTAGAACATATGTAgaacaacaaatttgaaataaaatggtgaattgtattatatatatatatatatactacataTGGCCTCCCCATGTGctctttctaatttctaacaTAAAATTAGGATATCATGATGTAATATTCCAATAATATTTAAAGTCTTTTTaggatttttatttaaaataatttgtgtccatattattattattggcaATAGGAAAGTGTGTATGAAAACACAACACAACACATGGTAAAAGGATCACATGTCTCTCTTGCACTCTGCCTAACATTATTCATTCCTCTCAAATTAACAtcacttttataaattttgaagctCCTTAGAgtagtatttataaatttaatttttaaaaacgtcaaataattattgaatgatatatttatgtacatttaaggattttttttttttaatttacggttttatgattttcaaatatttttcttatttttgtaaattataacaaatggTTCAAACTAAACGAAACGAAAACGGTTttcatttatgaaaagaaaatttgtaatcATGTATGTTGGTCCAttcaaatcaatcaatttattaCTATCATTTTCCACTactaaatgaaaatgagagggagaaagtttttctttcttttttggtctTAACgaattatatttgattctaacaagtttgaactaaaatttgcTTCCATGGATGAATATAAGAAGCAAATTTGattattagtttagtttaaatcAATCTTTGTCCATGATTCGAATAAAGTTTCGAGgcctattatatatatatatatatatatatatatatatatattaagattatgatattattttcgataaaaaatttgaggtcttatttaaatgaaagtaTCGATATTAATgaatatctataaataaattttaaaaagtaaatttatattagtaaataaacatttttattattttatgataagTAATCATTTActctattatatttatatcagTAAACACTAAATATGATGATGATTGTGAATTAGTGGTGGTATATAGATTAAATGTGACCAAGTAAATTGATGTTAATAATATTgaagaatcaaaatatatctattttgtatgtataaataacactaaaatagacattaaaaatataatttttttataaaagaaaaccaattattagaaataaagATTTTGAATGTCATTTAGCTAAATTAGCAAATATAacttgattagtttttttatagtacattctcaaatataataaaataaattattcacaaaatataataaaatctaacaaatttcatataattcattaaaaaaaaactacaatattttgtaaaaaaaaattgacatccATCAaagtttctctttttaaaagtatatttttgtatgtatCTATTTAGATTTAACTgcataaacaaacaaatgcatatatgtttaaataaactttaactGCAAAAACTTGGGAAGGATGtttctcaaccaaaattaaaagttgaaatagaAACCATTGTTTAAGAGTGTtgctataaaaaattattgaaaataacaaattaataaagtatGAAAGTTTATTAcgatatatttgaaaatacctctattattgaaaacatttaaaacaatgaaGCGTGTTTGAAAGTAACGTGACAAATGGACGACACaagttcaaattatattatcaactCAACACGGAACTTTATCTTTCTTCCCCAAGAAAAACATGGGAGCTTT of the Cucumis sativus cultivar 9930 chromosome 3, Cucumber_9930_V3, whole genome shotgun sequence genome contains:
- the LOC101216301 gene encoding heparan-alpha-glucosaminide N-acetyltransferase, which encodes MEEVFVKGKQKDDEEKNMSSHTTSDVIIDCHTKEEEKEVAPTIVEEAQLRQKTKRVATLDAFRGLTIVLMILVDDAGGAYSRIDHSPWNGCTLADFVMPFFLFIVGVAIALAFKRIGSIKQGVMKISLRTIKLVFWGLILQGGYSHAPDDLEYGVDMKHIRWCGILQRIALVYFVVAMIEAFTTIGKPRVVLDHGHFSIFTAYRWQWIGGFAAFIIYIITTYALYVPNWSFSVLEDDQLLHHYTVVCGVRGHLGPACNAVGHVDRQVWGINHLYSYPVWIRHKDCTFSAPDEGPLRDDAASWCLAPFEPEGLLSSVSAILSGTIGIHYGHVLLHFKTHSQRLKQWVSMGFGFFIIGIILHFTNAIPINKQLYSLSYVCFTAGAAGIVFSGFYILIDVWGFRKPFLFLEWIGMNAMLVFVMAAQGIFAAFINGWYYKDPENSLVHWIQKHIFINVWHSRKLGTLLYVIFAEIAFWAIVAGILHKLRLYWKL